Proteins from a single region of Desulfovibrio sp. JC022:
- the lysS gene encoding lysine--tRNA ligase, whose protein sequence is MLEALQAQNELNQVLKNRVEKACALLDEGIQLYPNDFNKDTEVSDIWGNYDELGGEELEALGKKFKLAGRVITHRSFGKVAFFHLQDPTGRIQVYAARDDLGADLYKIFKKFDIGDIVGVEGTLFRTKTDELTVKAEKVDLITKSMRPLPEKYHGLKDVETRYRQRYVDLIVTPRAREIFQKRTLIVRAIRNFLDAKGFMEVETPMLHPIAGGAAARPFTTHHNALDMELYMRIAPELYLKRLLVGGFEKVYEINRNFRNEGISVRHNPEFTMLEFYWAYADFEDLMDLSEEMVSTVCKEVNGDTVIEYQEEKIDLTPGAWHRVAFHESLETIGGVSPEVYNDYDKCKELVKKLGEKAVEGEKLGKLQAKLFDALVEPKLIQPHFIYHYPTDISPLSRRNEENPDITDRFELFVFGRELANAFSELNDPVDQRCRFMEQVEEKDAGDDEAHNMDEDYVRALEYGMPPAAGLGIGIDRLVMLLTDSPSIREVILFPLLRTEGASGNGGS, encoded by the coding sequence ATGCTTGAGGCTCTGCAAGCTCAGAACGAACTCAATCAGGTTCTGAAGAATCGTGTGGAAAAGGCCTGTGCCCTTCTCGACGAAGGCATTCAGCTTTATCCCAACGACTTCAATAAAGATACAGAAGTCTCAGATATCTGGGGCAATTATGACGAACTCGGAGGAGAGGAGCTGGAAGCTCTGGGCAAGAAATTCAAGCTTGCCGGCAGAGTTATCACTCACAGATCCTTTGGTAAGGTCGCATTCTTTCATCTTCAGGATCCGACAGGCAGGATTCAGGTGTACGCAGCGAGGGATGACCTCGGTGCCGACCTGTACAAAATTTTTAAGAAATTCGATATCGGCGACATTGTCGGCGTTGAAGGCACACTCTTCAGGACCAAAACTGATGAACTGACCGTCAAAGCTGAAAAGGTAGACCTGATTACCAAATCCATGCGTCCGCTTCCTGAGAAGTATCACGGGCTCAAGGATGTGGAGACCAGGTACCGCCAGCGTTATGTCGACCTTATTGTAACCCCCCGTGCGCGCGAGATTTTCCAGAAGCGTACCCTCATTGTAAGGGCTATTCGCAATTTTCTGGATGCCAAGGGCTTCATGGAAGTGGAAACTCCCATGCTGCATCCCATTGCCGGCGGCGCGGCGGCAAGACCTTTTACAACCCATCACAATGCTCTTGATATGGAACTCTACATGCGCATCGCGCCGGAGCTTTACCTCAAGCGTTTGCTGGTCGGTGGATTTGAGAAGGTTTACGAAATCAACCGTAACTTCCGTAACGAAGGTATCTCCGTGCGGCATAACCCCGAATTCACTATGCTTGAATTCTACTGGGCTTATGCCGATTTTGAAGACCTGATGGACCTGTCTGAAGAGATGGTTTCGACCGTCTGTAAGGAGGTAAACGGTGATACTGTCATTGAGTATCAGGAAGAAAAGATCGATCTGACTCCGGGGGCGTGGCATCGCGTAGCTTTCCACGAATCCCTTGAAACAATCGGTGGTGTTTCTCCTGAAGTATACAATGACTACGATAAGTGTAAGGAGTTGGTTAAGAAACTGGGCGAAAAAGCTGTTGAGGGTGAAAAACTCGGCAAGCTTCAGGCCAAGCTTTTTGACGCGCTGGTTGAGCCCAAGCTGATTCAGCCTCACTTTATTTATCATTATCCGACTGACATTTCTCCCCTTTCCAGAAGAAATGAAGAGAATCCCGATATTACCGACCGTTTCGAACTGTTTGTTTTTGGTCGTGAACTGGCTAACGCCTTTTCCGAGCTTAACGATCCCGTTGACCAGCGTTGCAGGTTTATGGAGCAGGTTGAGGAAAAGGATGCCGGTGATGACGAGGCGCACAATATGGACGAGGACTATGTCCGCGCCCTTGAATACGGTATGCCTCCGGCAGCAGGATTAGGTATCGGTATTGACCGTCTGGTCATGCTTTTGACCGACAGTCCTTCCATCAGGGAAGTTATCCTGTTTCCGCTTCTAAGAACCGAAGGTGCTTCCGGCAATGGTGGCTCATGA
- a CDS encoding OmpH family outer membrane protein, whose amino-acid sequence MFKNMLKLALIIAMAALVAGCQQQASSGAKVGFVDTNKVFKECKAGTEGMEYLKKSSEEFQAKFTEMQKTLAGNQTEENTRKFQEALGEYQNKMGAEQNRIVEALQSGFSKAVDDYRQANGYSAILSTESAISYDQSADISDKIIEAMNKMAIKIKPE is encoded by the coding sequence ATGTTTAAAAACATGCTGAAATTAGCTTTGATTATTGCCATGGCCGCTCTTGTAGCTGGATGTCAGCAGCAGGCTTCTTCTGGTGCCAAGGTCGGATTCGTTGATACCAACAAGGTTTTCAAAGAATGCAAAGCCGGAACTGAAGGCATGGAATACCTCAAAAAATCAAGCGAAGAATTTCAGGCAAAATTCACTGAAATGCAGAAAACCCTCGCCGGAAACCAGACCGAAGAAAACACCCGCAAGTTTCAGGAAGCCCTCGGCGAATACCAGAACAAAATGGGAGCAGAACAGAATCGCATAGTAGAAGCTCTCCAGAGCGGCTTCAGCAAAGCGGTTGACGATTACCGTCAGGCCAACGGCTACTCCGCTATCCTGTCCACCGAATCCGCCATCAGCTACGACCAGTCTGCTGATATCAGCGACAAAATCATCGAAGCAATGAACAAAATGGCCATTAAAATCAAGCCCGAATAA
- a CDS encoding Na/Pi cotransporter family protein produces the protein MDIALFGNLFGGLGLFLIGMRLMTTGLKQAAGKSLKKILGEWTKSPGRGLFSGFLITALVQSSSAVTVAVIGFVNAGLITLSQSIGVIYGSNIGTTVTGWIVAAVGFSVNLKAFALPVIALGALLRLSGQTSRRAFFGDAFAGFGLFLMGISTLQMAFKGIESSIDLSSVATMGTLSIPIFIGIGLMLTLLMQSSSAAMALVLTATVSGLMDLNQGAAAVIGTNIGTTSTAALSVIGATINAKKVATGHIIFNIITALAALIMLPVLIKSILFCMDLLHLTHEPAVVLALFHTAFNFMGVLILWPFTGKLVSFIEKRFASLGDERGRPKYLDNNVIGTPTLALDALNLEMERIGQLTRRIVRKGLNSNFSYGALPADKEAQDSLIEAARSFCARLQSRPLTEQQGQQVATALRVLQYFRTAGALCASLETKGIKPALELLGPDSDMVTVFQNSCIGVLNVAENPCSEEFCKIDNMIHDMLSAYHDLKAKLLSAGGTGNIPVPEMVEQLELFSKIRRIARQAAKGAVYLAAMRPESGICCPTNTVKFAWNRHW, from the coding sequence ATGGATATAGCATTATTTGGAAATCTCTTCGGCGGGCTTGGTCTTTTTTTGATCGGCATGCGGCTTATGACCACAGGTCTGAAGCAGGCTGCCGGAAAATCACTGAAAAAAATTCTCGGAGAATGGACTAAAAGTCCGGGCCGCGGCCTTTTTTCCGGATTCCTGATTACTGCGCTGGTGCAATCCTCAAGCGCGGTGACTGTTGCAGTCATCGGCTTTGTAAATGCCGGACTGATCACGCTTTCGCAATCCATCGGCGTTATCTACGGCAGTAATATCGGAACCACCGTTACCGGCTGGATTGTTGCTGCTGTTGGGTTCAGCGTTAACCTGAAGGCTTTTGCCCTGCCGGTCATCGCTCTTGGAGCACTGCTGCGCTTAAGCGGGCAAACTTCACGACGCGCATTTTTCGGAGATGCCTTTGCGGGGTTCGGCCTTTTCCTCATGGGTATCTCCACCTTGCAGATGGCTTTCAAAGGCATTGAATCGTCCATTGACCTTTCCTCAGTCGCCACCATGGGCACGCTGTCCATTCCCATTTTCATCGGTATCGGCCTGATGCTGACCCTGCTCATGCAAAGCTCCAGTGCGGCCATGGCCCTTGTACTCACTGCAACTGTCAGCGGGCTGATGGACCTCAATCAAGGTGCTGCTGCGGTTATCGGCACTAATATCGGCACAACTTCCACAGCCGCTCTCTCAGTTATCGGTGCGACCATTAATGCCAAAAAAGTTGCCACCGGACACATCATCTTTAATATTATCACAGCCCTTGCGGCCCTGATAATGCTCCCGGTACTCATAAAATCCATTCTTTTCTGCATGGATCTACTTCATCTGACCCATGAACCGGCCGTTGTTCTGGCCCTGTTTCACACCGCATTCAACTTTATGGGAGTGCTGATACTCTGGCCCTTCACCGGAAAGCTTGTTTCCTTTATTGAGAAAAGATTCGCATCACTTGGCGATGAACGGGGTCGCCCCAAATATCTGGACAACAATGTCATCGGCACTCCTACCCTCGCCCTTGACGCCCTGAATCTTGAAATGGAACGAATAGGGCAACTCACACGGAGAATAGTTCGGAAAGGGCTGAACTCAAACTTCAGCTACGGGGCACTTCCGGCGGACAAAGAAGCGCAGGACAGCCTCATCGAGGCAGCACGTTCCTTTTGCGCCAGACTGCAATCACGCCCGCTGACCGAACAGCAAGGCCAGCAGGTAGCAACAGCCCTGCGCGTACTGCAATATTTCCGCACTGCCGGAGCTCTTTGTGCGTCTTTAGAAACAAAGGGAATCAAGCCGGCTCTTGAACTTCTCGGCCCGGACTCTGACATGGTTACCGTCTTCCAAAACTCCTGCATCGGTGTCTTGAATGTTGCAGAAAATCCATGTTCCGAGGAATTCTGTAAAATCGACAACATGATACATGACATGTTATCAGCTTATCACGACCTGAAAGCCAAGTTGCTTTCCGCAGGAGGGACTGGAAATATCCCGGTACCCGAAATGGTCGAACAACTTGAGCTTTTCTCAAAAATCAGGCGCATAGCCCGGCAGGCAGCCAAAGGCGCAGTCTATCTGGCGGCCATGAGACCGGAATCCGGTATCTGCTGTCCGACCAATACCGTTAAATTTGCCTGGAACCGTCACTGGTAA
- the bamA gene encoding outer membrane protein assembly factor BamA encodes MPRTRILLLLIAATLAFLINFGAGKAQAEDASGIILAVLPFEVNADADTQYLKDSLPTLLSDRLREAGFRVVDQKKVMGLVSEQGYDFLNIQAAKDMALLSGAGYSVYGSFSQIGEDLSLDVRLVEAFGMKPAVPLFVSKKGLINLLPAVDELVSKMKLELLSQDKIADVEVRGCRVLDKDVILMRTNIKTGDLYTPSKINADLKNIYALGYFDDVKVKITDVPGGKKIIFDVKERPRIQAISVKGEDALDSDDILAAVNTKKGAVMNPKVLSDDLNTLREMYRKEGYYNAKIDYNIEGEGAQARLNLNINEGKKLYIEGIKIEGAKKLDPDEVKEQLALTERGWLSWFTKTGVLKEELLERDAAAILAYYGNRGFIDAKVGEPELDIQEDGIYVTFKVSEGDRYKVGKVTLRGDLIVKKARLRELISADDMSDGGEYLDRSLLREDMRAISDFYSNYGYAYADANIKFDQHKEDKTVDITFIVSKRQKVHIRRVIIEGNSKTRNNVILREMRLADGDQFSGSKLQRSIVRLNKLDYFSEVDIEPVPTGDPGEMDLKVKVKDKNTGMVSGGIGYSTSDSVFVSAKITERNLFGRGMEFSLNGGWSSKTISYGLSFYNPRINDTLWGGGFNTYWRNDDYTDYDKQTIGGVVSAGYPLGEYTHFYTNYRLDFYTISEVADNAAQSIKDIEGDNWSSVITAGVKRDTTNKAFNPSSGTVNNLVVEMGGGVLMGDDSYVKYTYDSNYFTPVFWDLVFHWKGSAGFIHDNFGGGDIPVFERFYLGGINNVRGYDSREISPRDSTSNDRIGGNKMFYMNFELLFPINEELGLVGVGFFDIGNSWDDGQSFFYDTKQENGDSLFLGMYKSIGAGLRWFSPMGPIRVEYGYGLDKLEDSSRHKIEFSMGQFF; translated from the coding sequence ATGCCCAGAACTAGAATTCTGCTTTTACTGATTGCGGCAACTCTTGCGTTTCTGATTAATTTCGGAGCAGGCAAGGCTCAGGCAGAAGATGCCTCAGGTATTATTCTTGCCGTACTTCCTTTTGAAGTTAATGCTGATGCTGACACACAATATCTCAAAGACAGTTTACCTACTCTTCTTTCCGACAGATTGCGCGAGGCGGGATTCCGCGTTGTTGATCAGAAAAAGGTTATGGGACTTGTCAGTGAGCAAGGATACGATTTTTTAAACATTCAGGCTGCTAAAGATATGGCTTTGCTGTCCGGAGCCGGATATTCCGTCTACGGCAGTTTCAGTCAGATCGGTGAAGATTTAAGCCTTGATGTCCGTCTTGTGGAAGCGTTTGGCATGAAGCCTGCGGTTCCTCTTTTTGTTTCCAAAAAAGGATTGATTAACCTTCTGCCGGCTGTTGATGAGCTTGTTTCCAAGATGAAGCTGGAGCTGCTCAGTCAGGATAAGATTGCGGACGTTGAAGTCCGTGGATGCAGGGTTCTTGATAAAGACGTTATCCTGATGCGTACCAACATCAAGACCGGCGACCTTTATACTCCTTCCAAAATCAACGCGGATCTCAAAAATATTTACGCTCTCGGTTATTTTGATGATGTGAAAGTCAAAATTACCGATGTTCCCGGTGGCAAGAAAATCATTTTTGACGTCAAGGAAAGGCCGCGTATTCAGGCTATTTCCGTCAAAGGTGAAGATGCGCTTGATTCCGATGATATCCTGGCGGCGGTTAATACCAAGAAAGGCGCGGTAATGAACCCCAAAGTTCTTTCCGACGACCTAAATACCCTGCGCGAGATGTACCGCAAGGAAGGGTATTACAACGCCAAGATTGATTACAACATTGAGGGTGAAGGCGCACAGGCGCGTTTGAATCTTAATATTAATGAAGGCAAAAAGCTTTATATTGAAGGTATTAAGATTGAAGGTGCCAAGAAGCTTGATCCTGATGAAGTGAAGGAACAGCTTGCTCTTACTGAGAGGGGGTGGCTCTCCTGGTTCACAAAAACCGGTGTACTTAAGGAAGAACTGCTGGAGCGCGATGCCGCGGCAATACTTGCTTACTACGGTAACCGTGGATTTATCGACGCGAAAGTCGGTGAGCCTGAGCTGGACATCCAAGAAGACGGTATCTACGTGACCTTTAAGGTTTCGGAAGGAGACCGTTACAAGGTCGGGAAGGTCACCTTGCGTGGCGATCTTATCGTCAAGAAAGCCAGACTGCGTGAGCTTATCAGTGCTGATGATATGTCTGACGGCGGTGAATACCTCGACCGTTCCCTCCTGCGTGAAGACATGAGGGCTATTTCCGATTTTTACTCCAACTACGGATATGCATACGCTGACGCAAACATTAAGTTTGATCAGCACAAGGAAGATAAGACCGTTGATATTACTTTCATTGTCTCCAAAAGGCAGAAAGTACATATCCGCAGGGTCATTATCGAGGGTAACTCCAAAACCAGAAACAACGTTATTCTGCGTGAAATGCGTCTGGCTGACGGTGACCAGTTCAGCGGTTCCAAGTTGCAGCGTTCAATTGTCCGTTTGAACAAACTTGACTACTTCAGTGAAGTTGATATCGAACCGGTTCCCACCGGGGACCCCGGCGAAATGGACTTGAAGGTCAAAGTTAAGGATAAGAATACCGGTATGGTCAGTGGTGGTATCGGTTACTCCACTTCCGACAGTGTTTTTGTTTCCGCAAAGATTACCGAGCGCAACCTGTTCGGTCGCGGTATGGAGTTCTCCCTGAATGGTGGCTGGAGTTCCAAGACCATCAGTTACGGTTTGAGCTTCTATAACCCCCGCATTAACGATACCCTCTGGGGTGGAGGTTTTAATACCTACTGGCGTAACGATGACTACACCGATTATGATAAACAGACCATCGGTGGCGTTGTTTCAGCCGGTTATCCCCTTGGTGAGTACACTCACTTTTACACCAATTACCGCTTGGATTTTTACACCATCTCTGAAGTTGCCGACAATGCGGCGCAGTCAATTAAAGATATTGAGGGTGACAACTGGTCCAGTGTAATCACTGCCGGTGTAAAACGTGATACCACTAACAAGGCTTTTAACCCCTCCTCCGGTACTGTTAATAACCTTGTTGTTGAAATGGGCGGCGGCGTCCTCATGGGTGATGACTCTTACGTGAAGTACACCTATGACTCCAACTACTTCACCCCGGTCTTCTGGGACCTGGTTTTCCATTGGAAGGGTAGTGCCGGTTTCATTCATGATAACTTCGGCGGCGGCGATATCCCGGTGTTTGAAAGATTCTACCTTGGTGGCATCAACAACGTCCGCGGTTATGACAGCCGTGAGATTTCACCACGTGACAGTACCTCAAATGACCGTATCGGTGGTAACAAGATGTTCTACATGAACTTTGAACTCCTGTTCCCCATCAACGAAGAACTCGGCCTCGTAGGTGTCGGTTTCTTTGACATCGGTAACTCTTGGGATGACGGTCAGAGCTTTTTCTACGATACCAAGCAGGAAAACGGCGATTCCCTTTTCCTCGGCATGTACAAAAGTATCGGTGCCGGTCTGCGCTGGTTCTCCCCCATGGGACCGATCAGGGTCGAATACGGTTACGGTCTTGATAAGCTTGAAGACAGTTCGAGACATAAGATTGAGTTCTCTATGGGACAGTTCTTCTAG
- the pyk gene encoding pyruvate kinase, with amino-acid sequence MRTKVVATLGPGSSNVETITKMVQNGVRILRLNFSHSDAESFKPVIAMIRQVENDLSTPLTIMGDLCGPKIRVGVIEDAPHDIESRAYVYLGLPEVADKAKDLPFIPLDQPELLQGLEDGMEVSLSDGMLQFFVTETIEKDKLYKLQAQNAGLLASKKGITFPGKHIALPAFTEKDKVDLAGCIEIGVDSIAMSFVQTAQDVEDVLAAMNQHGVMLPIIAKIERQNAVENIESILEVASGIMVARGDLGLECKLSTVPVIQKKLIRAARHAQKPVIVATQMMLSMVKNPIPTRAEANDVANAIMDGADCCMLSEETAIGAYPVEAVGYIKEIAEGTEPYYLLRAKGPFKPAEEAVPNPVKYLSYSACLLAKNIDSPAIICHSSSGSSARLVCSRRPEQPVYCLTPDKSVPAYLNFFWGITPIVTESKLTNHRDRLVEFLEANDEFAQGEGFVLVSGQPTPGQTMPKTNEVKLYYK; translated from the coding sequence ATGAGAACCAAAGTTGTTGCCACTCTCGGCCCCGGCTCAAGCAATGTGGAAACCATTACCAAGATGGTCCAGAACGGTGTCAGAATTCTTCGCCTGAACTTTTCACACTCTGACGCAGAGAGTTTTAAGCCCGTCATTGCTATGATTCGTCAGGTTGAGAATGACCTTTCCACTCCTCTGACCATCATGGGCGACCTGTGCGGACCTAAGATCAGGGTCGGTGTTATTGAAGATGCTCCCCACGATATTGAGTCCCGTGCTTATGTTTATCTTGGGCTTCCGGAAGTAGCTGATAAGGCCAAAGATCTTCCCTTTATTCCTCTTGATCAGCCGGAATTGTTGCAGGGGCTTGAAGATGGTATGGAAGTTTCTCTCAGCGATGGCATGCTTCAGTTTTTCGTTACCGAAACTATTGAAAAGGATAAACTTTACAAACTTCAGGCTCAGAATGCCGGACTTCTTGCCTCCAAAAAGGGTATCACATTTCCCGGCAAGCACATTGCGCTCCCCGCTTTTACTGAAAAGGATAAAGTTGATCTGGCAGGATGCATTGAAATCGGTGTTGATTCCATTGCCATGTCGTTTGTGCAGACCGCGCAAGACGTTGAAGATGTGCTGGCGGCAATGAATCAGCATGGTGTCATGCTGCCTATCATCGCTAAGATCGAACGTCAGAATGCTGTTGAGAATATTGAGTCCATTCTGGAAGTTGCCAGCGGTATCATGGTTGCTCGTGGTGACCTGGGTCTTGAGTGCAAGCTTTCTACTGTTCCTGTGATTCAGAAGAAGCTCATCCGCGCTGCCCGCCATGCCCAGAAGCCGGTCATCGTTGCAACTCAGATGATGCTTTCCATGGTCAAAAACCCCATCCCCACCCGTGCGGAAGCGAATGACGTTGCTAACGCAATTATGGATGGTGCTGATTGCTGTATGCTTTCAGAGGAAACCGCCATCGGCGCGTATCCCGTGGAAGCTGTTGGTTATATCAAGGAAATTGCGGAAGGAACTGAACCTTATTATCTTTTGCGTGCTAAGGGACCTTTCAAGCCTGCGGAAGAGGCTGTTCCGAATCCTGTAAAATATTTGAGCTACTCCGCATGTCTGCTGGCAAAGAATATTGATAGCCCGGCAATTATTTGCCACTCTTCAAGTGGTTCCTCTGCAAGGCTCGTGTGCAGTCGTAGACCGGAGCAGCCTGTTTACTGCCTGACTCCGGATAAAAGTGTTCCTGCGTACCTTAACTTTTTCTGGGGTATAACTCCCATTGTGACCGAATCCAAGCTCACTAATCACAGAGATCGCCTTGTGGAGTTTCTTGAAGCAAATGATGAATTTGCTCAGGGCGAAGGTTTTGTCCTTGTTTCCGGACAGCCCACTCCCGGACAGACCATGCCTAAAACCAATGAAGTTAAGCTTTACTACAAGTAG
- a CDS encoding lipoprotein-releasing ABC transporter permease subunit — translation MKFELFVALRYLFNLRKNNFISVISLFAVCGVALGVAALIVVIGVMNGFSTDLRDKILGVNAHVIVTAYDGTLENYHHMTDRIEKISGVTGVTPFIYSEVMLSSGGGVKGVVLRGVDADTAKGVLSLPGDMVSGNVDCLAKESKLPEIVIGNQLAKRLGLVVGDTVNLLSPSGTRTAAGFTPKVRVFKVGGIFRTGMYEYDSSLAYISNTAAQKLLGFKRDFVSGLEIRLADVYAVDKIGEVLDKELAGYPVQIRNWQEMNANLFAALKLEKTAMFIILAMIVMVGSFSIITTLVMLVMQKTKDIAVLMSMGATSGSIKRIFMLQGTLIGLIGTTIGYLIGIPVALLLKKYQFIKLPSNVYPVDYLPIRMDWMDLTIIGVAAFLLCFLATLYPAKQAAALEPAQALRYE, via the coding sequence ATGAAGTTTGAACTCTTCGTCGCACTGAGATATCTCTTTAATCTGAGAAAGAATAATTTCATCTCAGTTATATCTCTCTTTGCCGTGTGCGGCGTTGCTTTGGGCGTAGCAGCCCTGATTGTGGTGATAGGGGTCATGAACGGTTTTTCAACCGACCTGCGGGATAAGATTCTCGGAGTTAATGCCCACGTCATCGTGACCGCTTATGATGGCACGCTTGAAAACTACCACCACATGACCGATAGAATAGAGAAGATTTCGGGCGTTACCGGTGTAACGCCCTTTATCTATTCTGAGGTCATGCTTTCCAGTGGCGGCGGAGTGAAAGGCGTTGTCTTGAGAGGGGTAGATGCTGATACCGCAAAAGGTGTACTCAGTCTGCCTGGAGACATGGTTTCAGGTAATGTTGACTGTCTTGCAAAAGAGAGTAAACTGCCTGAAATAGTTATAGGAAATCAGCTTGCTAAGCGTCTTGGTCTTGTGGTCGGAGATACTGTCAATCTGCTTTCCCCGTCTGGTACCCGCACTGCTGCCGGATTTACCCCGAAAGTCCGGGTGTTTAAGGTTGGTGGAATTTTTCGTACCGGTATGTACGAATATGATTCCTCACTGGCTTACATAAGCAATACGGCAGCTCAGAAACTGCTCGGCTTCAAGCGGGATTTTGTATCCGGTCTTGAAATTCGTCTCGCGGACGTATATGCAGTTGATAAGATAGGTGAAGTTCTGGATAAAGAGCTTGCCGGATACCCGGTGCAAATCAGGAACTGGCAGGAAATGAATGCCAATCTCTTTGCTGCTCTTAAGCTTGAAAAGACCGCCATGTTCATCATTCTGGCAATGATCGTCATGGTCGGATCGTTCAGTATTATCACTACCTTGGTTATGCTGGTTATGCAGAAAACCAAGGATATCGCTGTGTTGATGTCTATGGGGGCTACTTCCGGAAGCATCAAACGAATTTTTATGTTGCAGGGGACTTTGATCGGATTGATTGGAACCACCATCGGCTACCTTATAGGCATTCCGGTGGCTCTTCTGCTTAAGAAGTACCAGTTCATCAAGTTGCCCAGCAATGTTTATCCGGTGGACTACCTGCCTATTCGGATGGATTGGATGGATTTGACAATTATCGGTGTTGCGGCGTTTTTGCTTTGTTTTCTGGCTACTTTGTATCCGGCAAAACAGGCGGCTGCCCTGGAACCGGCACAGGCTTTAAGGTATGAGTAA
- a CDS encoding ABC transporter ATP-binding protein, with the protein MSNLLYELTDIVKEYEGPNETVRILDHIDLTVDAGESLAILGASGSGKTTLLHILGTLDTVSSGNIHFAGMNINDMTPEKRAEVRNRGIGFVFQFHHLLPEFTTLENVALPAMMAGIGQGEASDMAREALELVGLQNRIEHRVTTLSGGERQRAAIARAILLKPKVLLADEPTGNLDEKTGMMVGEMLATLNEELGMTLIVVTHNMDLAGVMKRRLELRSGELYAQN; encoded by the coding sequence ATGAGTAATTTGCTTTACGAACTTACCGACATCGTAAAAGAATACGAGGGACCGAACGAGACTGTGCGGATTCTGGATCATATCGACCTTACGGTTGATGCCGGAGAATCCCTTGCTATTCTCGGTGCGTCCGGATCGGGTAAGACAACACTGCTGCATATTCTCGGCACCTTGGATACTGTTTCCAGTGGAAATATCCATTTTGCGGGAATGAATATTAATGATATGACACCTGAAAAGCGGGCCGAAGTGAGGAATAGGGGAATCGGTTTTGTTTTTCAGTTTCATCACCTTCTTCCGGAGTTTACCACTCTGGAGAATGTCGCTCTTCCTGCCATGATGGCAGGCATAGGTCAGGGTGAAGCCTCTGACATGGCCCGTGAAGCCCTTGAGCTGGTAGGGTTGCAGAACAGGATTGAACACAGGGTCACAACCCTGTCCGGTGGGGAAAGGCAGAGAGCCGCCATAGCGCGTGCGATCCTGCTTAAGCCCAAGGTCCTGCTTGCTGATGAACCTACCGGTAACTTGGATGAGAAGACAGGGATGATGGTCGGTGAAATGCTGGCCACCCTTAATGAAGAGCTTGGAATGACGCTCATTGTTGTGACCCATAACATGGATTTAGCCGGGGTTATGAAACGCCGGCTTGAGTTGCGTTCCGGAGAACTGTATGCCCAGAACTAG